The Aedes albopictus strain Foshan chromosome 1, AalbF5, whole genome shotgun sequence genomic interval ATGTGTTCTTCTTGTGGGACTGGACCTTTGTTGGCCCTCAGCACCTTTATTTCGGCGTCACCTGTGCAACGAACGGGGGAATTCACATATCTATGTCACAGTTTCTTGAAGTAAAAGATTCTTCTTACCAAATTTTCGGTCTCCCAAGCCGACATTGCAAATACCAGCAACGAGGGTCACGCTAGTTGTGATGACTAGCAGATAAAGCCGCAGGCTCATTTTAATAGATAGGTATTGGATTTGATTTCACTTAATGCCACTGTGCTCACCACGATCGTTGGGAGAGGAATGAGCATCGTTTAGTTCCCGAAATTTACACACGATCGGTGATCATTTATGCATGAACGTTCAATGTGCGATAACGATGACAATTCGCTTTGCGATAGGATGATTTTTCACATTTCTTAATGTTACCTAATTTGTGAGGTAAATGTACCAATCATGAAGATGGCAATGTTATTTTTGAGTAATATTGAATTGATGGATAGTTGCAGCCGTGAACCTTAGAGATTGACGTGATTTCTAAGTTTCATGTTATGATAGTTTTATAGGATACCTAATAATTAATTTCTAAAAACTTcttattttagcaaattttctagCATGAAATGCTGTAAGTAGCCAATCAATTTTGTCATTTTTAATTAACCAGGTGCACTTAAGATCAAACTTCACCGTACATGAGATAGAACTCTGCCCATTAGAGATACAGTTGCCTGTGCCTGAACTGAATTAAATTCTTGTTTTTCTTAACACTCAATCACATCGTGTCACTCAAACAATGCAGAAAAATAAAGCCTCATGCATTATAGGTAATTCCTCATTTATTCATTGGTACTTTTGTTTGGCAAATAGTGATATAGGGTAagcgtaccaattatggctatagtaccaaatattcgccatagttgattttcaccttttaacgatgtaaatcaacaagaaaaaaattgtgaacaacagatcacgttcacaaaagatggtcgcactcatttaaaatccacattttgctcaaatcaaaaatgttcaaatagctgtagcttttcgaaaagtgcatgaaatattttcatattttcactaaaagtagatcaactagttgtgtattagtggttaaaatttggaaaagatcgggataTTCTGCGCGAAGGTATAAAGAGTCAAAAAAGGTATATTTCGCCGATTGCTGTTGTATATCCGGATTCGATTAACCGaataatatcaaattttgaacatttatgactcatataatgagctaaaACACGTTTCACTTAACTTCAAATTCTTAACAAGGAAGAAACtataacgataagattattttcctaataacaccaaataattcaaaactttaacatcgttttaaaattgAATATGCCAATAAAGTTTCATATAAATTCCCTCTAAATTGACTTAAATagaaatatgttttgaagaaaagtaGCAAAATTATCGGCAATAAGTTGAAAAGGTAATCGGAAGCATATAAAAattggaccaatttactaaaaaatcataaaataaatgaaatcgctatatttttttttctctcttggttataatttcaagttaagtcaaacgtttttcagagctcattaggctgatacaaattttattttgactttttgtctctccCCCCTTCAACAAtctttggctggattttgcattttgagggggcagatcaaaaatatttataaaaatttcgggtcttattatttttatccccccctcgaccagtcaaagagtagtggtacaaaaagtgaaataaatatttgtaacgaccttatataagtcataaatagtcaaaatttcattgcattcggttcattgactctggagatataacagctcaaagttggctatcggccaattataccttttcctagatTCTTTGtaccttcgtgcagaatagcccaatcttttccaaattttaaccactgatgcacaactagttgatctacttacttacagtgaaaatgagaatatttcatgaagtttttgaaaagttacagctatttgaacattttttaaaaagtaaaaattttgcctgtcccgatcattttgtctatcccctgtattgttTTTCTTTTAACTTCAAATACCAAAGATGGTTTCTAAAAATTATTCCTTCTTGACGGCTAGTTTCGGACGTTGTTCGGCGTGAAAGTAAATAATGTACGTGTGCGTGGgtacttttggaaattccttaccGAAAGCCTACGATGTTCGGCGCGATAAACAAACAATTCTGCTCAAAAAGTAAACAATGAGGCAAGATTTGAACGATTCCTTACCGGGAGTTTGTTGTTCGGCACAAAAAGTAACAGGAAACTGTGGCGTGTGCGTGAATACAGGAAATTCCTTGCCAGGGGATGAGTTTAATGCGAAAAGTAAACTATGAACATTTACGCGGCttgttcaaaaaattctttcCGGGTCGGGAGTACATTATTCGGCGCGAGGCtagttttagaagattttttgccGGAAGTTtgtttttcgacgaaaaaaataaaCTGCGTAACTGCGATTGTGTGTTTTGCAAGATTTCGTTCCGGGACAGATATAATTTTATTGTCCTTTACCGGATATACCAGCCGgctcacagtggtccagatttgaaaatacctggcaaaaattgccaaatcatagtagtctactagttttagcctatatgagtgtatcggaacatgatttagcgctcaatttcattttgtagtcaatttcatttttttgccAATTTCTTCGAActaaatccgaacaaaattgatgttttttatacaattttactaaacacatatcatcatggcgcaactgttttggcagctcttggcagttgcattttctttaaccgattctgcatacataaacgagcatttgaacggaatctcctcgtggggagtagcggggagcgatttgaaAGACACTTTGAtgtcgaactgtaagaatttttcgttctaatgacatgtaatgtcatatttgaagccaaaagtgttattttgatctcttgctccattgcagatgtctgatatacacaagaactttcaaataaacttttgaaagtaattgtattacttatatcaatagacttttgtagtggttgaacttgtttgtgttctttatcaaaaattcagcgcTATTTTCCATCAGCAGATAtttagtgctgtaacaagatacaaaatcaataagggtattcactaaacagtgtaaactgattaaactgattaaacgtcgcgatcaccaaggcaatcttcgattatttcattcgcaaaatcatgaaacatttcaaataagcagaaaatcatggcttacgcagcaaattaatctgtttagtgagtccccctaatatttccaatttttttaaatgccacttagggtctgttccaattggcgaattaaaattaattttcacttaaatttgacagttcgacactcaaacttgacagttcttctaaggaaataactatcgaactgtcaagttttagtgaaaattatttttaattcaccaattggaacagacccttagtgctcctggtattatgttcaatatactgtatcccatataagacatgttcaaaaattgagtttctgccagcttttctcaaaattggacctctggctgatatgtctgaaagacgaaaaaactcatttttttgtagaaaccaCAGTGTGTGTTTAGTTGGAAAATTGGGAGATAACTTTGTAAAAAATACCACTTATTCTGCTGGGACTCGAAACCACGATTCCGTATCAATAGTCTGACGCTTTAATTAACTGAGCCACACAGAAGTTAcgattctgtgaaaaaaaaaaatgagttttatcgTCTTATGTTATTGACATGTTATTCTGAACTCATCATGAAAAACTCATGAATTTCaaaattaggccggaacaaatctcattttttttcttttgtcactttgctcgctgACTCGGTAAGGGCGGGGGatcataaataataaatgtatttgatgaaaaaatacccaaacagtTAGACATAatggtcaaactcatcggatttgttaaaataGTTTCTCGAGAGAACATTTGTGTCAgcctcagtgaagagaattgtcagacaaaagagacacaaaacaagcaacaaagaaggcgcggcgattactctttatcccaactggtaacagataatgacatgatctcgaaaatttttgttgcagacaaagcgaaagctgaatttgttgcgtacttatcaactcgtgaataatcaattattactaacccaaagtcgaaactgtttgatggtagatcttcagcagagtttttaccgactcaaagttaccgttcgaaaatcgcgaTGCAAGGTTTAAAAatttctaaactcgtggtgtacgatgttaatcctattattttcaagttgggacaaacttatgtcgcattgggtggattgtcgcaacaaatacaggttgcgacattgtcattattgttgcgcggtgGTTGAGTTTTGATTCACTGGTCAGTCTTTAGTTGTTTGTGTTAATaatatttgttataattttgtctaCCCAGGTTACCTGAGGGGTATAATCAATTGCATTCAGTTCCAGACTCCAGAGGCACTTTCTCTTCTATTTAGAAAATAATAGAAGTATTGCCGAAGATGTCACGAAAAACTTTATCCAAGACTGCAACGACGCTTTTAACCATCCAGTAGTCGCgttattgtattttgtacaacacgttgcaaAAAGCTCGCTTGTTGTAGACAGCATCAGCGCGGTGCTGGCGGTGATAGccgaccgcgcgagttacggaaggtaaaAAAATGTTACGCCCTCCAAATCGTCTAACATGTAATGTAATAAAATCAATAATATAAAATTCTACTAGTACTGCTAGGAATACACGTGGAATAGCTTCTCCGAAAAGCGTCGGTGCGTTTCGTAGTTTCCGACAATGTTTTTTCAGCCATATGACATTCTTATACATCAACAGTTAAGTACAAGGTTTCAGACAAATCTCtcaggaaaaataaaaaataaagtgtTCTGCCATGTAAAATTTACTACAAACTTCAATCACTATGTGCTGAACGTACGCATTATTTTTGCAGTTATTTGTTACCTCTTGATTAAGGAAGGCAAGACAATTTCCACAACGAAATAATCGTGGATCGACCGAACATTGAGAACCTTTTTTAACTTGCTCATGCCCAATGTTACAATAGGGTTCTAAAATTAATGACAAAATcccgtatttatttaattattcaatCATGCATGGTATTTGATCCCAACTTTTCTTTTCCCAAACTCAAAAACTAAAAGAATAAAGAAAAAAACGAAATAAGCATACTGGTAAACAATTCTCGTTTGACATTTTAGGTCGACCTTGATGATgaaattggacatttttctaGCTGGGTATCAAAAAATTTCTCAAATCATGAATTCAGTGTAAGGGGCAGGACACAAGatcacaaaattaaaaaaaatgtatattttcaaCCGCAATCGATAAATGCATCGAAAAATGCGTAAATATGCATTAGGACCATCATTTGTGGTTTAACCCAAGAATCTAGATAGCGctttaggaccctattgatgTTTTGTTCCACCTTATTTTGAAGAACGGCGACTCTCATTAAACTTTGGTGCTAATTTCGAAGTAAAAAATATGCATCAATGCCAGTTTaatttgcaacatttttttttaaattaattttcctatatcacAATTTCAAACACacctaatcagttatttcaaactTATTTGTATGAACCAATTTTCACCAATTTCCATAGCGCATCCCATATACAGTAGCCGTACCGCTCATCTCTAGCACCGGTGCATGGGTACTAACAGTGATCTTGAATCCTTTCGTTATACTTCCATCTGCAGGATGTGAAAATGTACAGCCACCCTAAAAAGAATCCAATGCAAAAAGTTAGAGGTTTATCATCGCAATTCACCATGCGATTGTATTACCTCCAGCGAAGTTGTGATGTCGACGTAGCTTATCTCAACGTTTTCCACTGGGCTAACGGCGTAATCAAACACCAGTGACATGTTTTTCGGCTCGGCCACCGGCCCATTACGGGCATGCAAGGTGTGTAGCTTAACGCCAGCTGGAAGATAATTATCATCAAATAAGTGGTCCCACTGCTGGCTGGTTGCCTCATCGCTTAATTATTATCTCCAAGAGTTACTTACTCGGCGGGTGCTTCCCAAATCCTATATTGCATACTCCGTAGATTTGTACTACGCTGATGGCAAATAATACAGCTAGCGTTTGGAATAACGATTTCATCCTGGCTTGGCGAATAATTAGTTGCAACTGGTTTGAGGGGTTACAATTCTCTCCGCTTTTATCATCGTCCGACAAATGTACAACTTCCGATTCCGGTAATGACGGAAGATAAGATACGGGGAAAGGTACACAACGAAACAGCGGGGTGAAACGACCAACGTTTTTAAACAATATTACTTCTATCGGATCGATTGATGGTTTTGTTTGTGTGCGGTTTTGAT includes:
- the LOC109430333 gene encoding uncharacterized protein LOC109430333, whose amino-acid sequence is MKSLFQTLAVLFAISVVQIYGVCNIGFGKHPPTGVKLHTLHARNGPVAEPKNMSLVFDYAVSPVENVEISYVDITTSLEGGCTFSHPADGSITKGFKITVSTHAPVLEMSGTATVYGMRYGNW